The Penaeus vannamei isolate JL-2024 chromosome 13, ASM4276789v1, whole genome shotgun sequence genome window below encodes:
- the LOC113813521 gene encoding facilitated trehalose transporter Tret1 (The sequence of the model RefSeq protein was modified relative to this genomic sequence to represent the inferred CDS: added 43 bases not found in genome assembly) produces the protein MEKESYEIDALKLKDEELDVYKGEEPAGVRRKRELKQVGLVSLVGLSYFSLGAILPWPSPALSDMARNNATLVGTEISLTSAEKDMTGSLVYLGTLFGAWAAGVLVSAVGRRRSLQLIVAPYVVGWLINGLAPNPPVLLTGRFILGVAGGMTTIAGYAFVVELADAHLRGTMATIPTMGIVLGGLYTVSLGYVLAWHVLAFVCILPPLLLLVGSFFLPESPSYLVVKGRRQQALVILRRLRGDYADVEAEVADLERRNRVGGGESGWRGLLKADVLKRIAVVVTLFALMQLCGNFVFMIYTARVLQATGAPLDPDAITAIAGALKVGGTLAAILLMDRVGRRNCLIGSHAVNAACLLILGTYVHLAEGAEPGDDSFDRLEWVPTVCVCVSLFFCDIGVHPVPYVLSSEYFPTNLRAQASSICISAGTVLTFLVLQLYSPMMELLTQAGLYWFYGATSVVGVVFCFVAVIETKGKAVG, from the exons ATGAGGAGCTGGATGTCTATAAGGGCGAAGAGCCGGCAGGAGTTCGGAGAAAAAGAGAACTTAAACAG GTGGGCTTGGTGAGTCTGGTGGGTCTGTCTTACTTCTCCCTGGGTGCCATTCTACCGTGGCCCTCTCCGGCACTCTCCGACATGGCCAGGAATAATGCCACTCTGGTTGGCACTGAAATTTCCCTCACGTCGGCTGAGAAGGATATGACAG gCAGCCTCGTGTACCTCGGGACGCTGTtcggggcgtgggcggcgggcgtcCTTGTGAGCGCTGTTGGGCGGCGTCGGTCCCTCCAGCTGATCGTGGCGCCCTATGTGGTGGGCTGGCTGATCAACGGCCTGGCTCCGAACCCGCCGGTGCTGCTCACGGGAAG GTTCATCCTGGGCGTCGCGGGCGGGATGACCACCATCGCCGGCTACGCCTTCGTGGTGGAGCTGGCGGACGCCCACCTGCGCGGCACCATGGCCACCATCCCCACCATGGGCATCGTGCTGGGCGGCCTCTACACGGTGTCCCTCGGCTACGTGCTGGCGTGGCACGTCCTCGCCTTCGTGTGCATCCTGCCGCCGCTGCTGCTCCTCGTAGGCTCCTTCTTCCTGCCGGAGTCGCCGTCCTACCTGGTGGTCAAGGGGCGCCGCCAGCAGGCGCTCGTCATCCTGCGGAGGCTGCGCGGGGACTACGCCGACGTGGAGGCCGAGGTGGCGGACCTGGAGCGGCGGAACCGCGTGGGCGGCGGCGAGAGCGGCTGGCGGGGCCTGCTCAAGGCGGACGTGCTCAAGCGCATCGCCGTCGTCGTCACCCTGTTCGCCCTCATGCAGCTGTGCGGAAACTTCGTGTTCATGATCTACACGGCGCGCGTCCTGCAGGCGACGGGGGCGCCGCTGGACCCCGACGCCATCACGGCCATCGCGGGGGCGCTCAAGGTGGGCGGGACGCTCGCCGCCATCCTGCTCATGGACCGCGTCGGCCGCAGGAACTGCCTCATCGGCTCGCACGCCGTCAACGCCGCCTGCCTCCTCATCCTCGGCACCTACGTGCACCTGGCCGAGGGCGCCGAGCCGGGCGACGACTCCTTCGACAG GCTTGAATGGGTCCCcacagtgtgcgtgtgcgtctctctcttcttctgtgacATCGGCGTCCACCCGGTGCCTTATGTCCTGTCGTCGGAGTATTTCCCTACCAACCTCAGAGCTCAG gcCTCCTCCATCTGCATCTCAGCTGGCACGGTTCTCACCTTCCTCGTCCTCCAGCTGTACAGTCCCATGATGGAGCTCCTGACGCAGGCTGGTCTTTACTGGTTCTATGGGGCGACGAGCGTGGTGGGGGTTGTCTTCTGCTTCGTGGCTGTGATCGAGACGAAGGGGAAGGCtgtggggtga